A window of Paenibacillus polygoni contains these coding sequences:
- a CDS encoding ABC transporter permease codes for MSTYLVKRLTYILVILLAASFLIFSLYALTPGDYVSSNIKLSPERKAELRELYGLDKPMLDRYVIWIKNALQGDFGYSLAQQKPVLTLFNEYIWNSFLLAAVSTFLTWLIAVVIGVISAYKQYSWFDTVVMLIIFAAMSIPSFFIGLYLIKMFAVDLKWLPPGGMTTTGSNATGLAYAKEVIQHMALPVVVMTLLGIGSLTRYIRSNMIDVIKQDYIRTARAKGLTERKVLFTHALRNALLPAITLVGFELPGLFGGSLIIEKIFNWPGIGQLYMSSFSLRDYPLLMSFTVFIAILTVLGTLLSDLLYRLADPRVKLD; via the coding sequence ATGAGCACTTACCTTGTCAAAAGACTCACCTACATACTAGTTATTTTGCTGGCAGCGTCCTTTCTTATTTTCAGTCTTTATGCTCTTACGCCAGGAGATTATGTGTCGAGTAATATCAAGCTAAGTCCAGAACGTAAAGCAGAGCTGCGGGAGTTATATGGACTTGATAAACCGATGCTTGATCGCTATGTGATTTGGATTAAAAACGCACTACAAGGAGACTTTGGTTATTCCTTGGCGCAACAAAAACCCGTGTTAACCCTTTTTAATGAATATATCTGGAATTCATTTCTTCTTGCTGCCGTGTCGACTTTTCTCACATGGCTCATTGCCGTTGTGATTGGAGTCATTTCCGCTTACAAACAGTATTCTTGGTTTGATACCGTAGTCATGCTGATTATTTTTGCAGCCATGTCCATTCCGTCCTTTTTCATTGGACTTTATTTAATTAAAATGTTTGCCGTTGACCTGAAATGGCTTCCGCCAGGCGGAATGACAACAACGGGCAGTAATGCAACCGGTCTTGCTTATGCCAAAGAAGTAATTCAGCATATGGCACTGCCTGTCGTTGTCATGACACTGCTTGGAATCGGCTCACTCACAAGGTATATCCGCAGTAACATGATTGATGTAATTAAACAGGATTATATCCGAACAGCGAGAGCCAAAGGGCTGACTGAACGTAAGGTGCTCTTCACCCATGCTCTCCGAAATGCTCTGCTTCCGGCGATTACTCTTGTCGGTTTTGAGCTTCCCGGACTGTTTGGCGGCTCGTTAATTATTGAAAAGATTTTTAACTGGCCGGGTATAGGACAGCTTTATATGTCGTCTTTTTCTTTGCGTGATTATCCTCTGCTGATGAGTTTTACTGTATTTATCGCGATTTTAACTGTCCTTGGCACCTTGTTGTCGGACCTGCTGTATCGACTTGCAGATCCGCGTGTCAAGCTGGATTAA
- the opp4C gene encoding oligopeptide ABC transporter permease yields MSSISRVTKTSTGPGVEHRSSLWRQSVRKLLRNKLAIFGLVVVILMFLICFLGPLFSPYADNKINMLEMKKAPNAKHWLGTDNLGRDVLTRVMQAGRISLTVGLASMMLSVLIGATLGAVAGYYRGVVDQLIMRIADLLLTIPSLPLLFIIGALLSEWKVPPDYRMYVVMLMLGLVNWPGLARMVRGQMLSLREREFMHAATVLGLKDRKKLFHHLLPNIYPLLIVMATLSIGGAILSESVLSFFGLGVMPPTPTWGNMIDAANNLIDFQQHPWLWMPPGFSIFITVIAINIFGDGLRDVLDPKQKR; encoded by the coding sequence ATGTCCTCAATAAGCAGAGTTACAAAAACAAGTACAGGGCCAGGAGTGGAGCACAGATCATCTTTATGGCGTCAGTCCGTCCGAAAACTGCTGCGAAACAAACTGGCCATTTTTGGTCTTGTTGTGGTGATCCTGATGTTTCTGATCTGTTTCTTAGGTCCGCTGTTTTCTCCTTACGCGGATAACAAAATTAATATGCTGGAGATGAAGAAAGCGCCGAATGCAAAACACTGGCTTGGAACAGATAACTTAGGACGAGATGTACTTACTAGAGTAATGCAAGCAGGACGTATATCTCTGACAGTAGGGCTAGCCTCGATGATGTTATCTGTTCTGATTGGGGCGACGCTTGGAGCAGTAGCTGGGTATTATAGAGGGGTTGTAGATCAGCTCATTATGAGAATTGCCGATTTGCTGCTAACGATTCCGAGCCTTCCGCTGCTATTTATCATCGGTGCACTTTTATCAGAATGGAAAGTACCCCCAGATTACCGAATGTACGTGGTTATGCTGATGCTTGGACTCGTGAATTGGCCGGGTCTCGCCAGAATGGTGAGGGGACAAATGCTCAGCTTACGAGAAAGAGAATTTATGCATGCTGCAACGGTTCTTGGACTCAAGGACAGGAAGAAACTGTTCCATCATCTTTTGCCGAATATTTATCCGCTTCTTATTGTAATGGCAACCTTAAGTATCGGCGGTGCAATTCTAAGTGAATCGGTGCTGAGCTTCTTTGGACTCGGGGTTATGCCGCCGACGCCAACTTGGGGCAATATGATTGATGCTGCGAATAACTTGATTGATTTTCAACAGCATCCATGGCTTTGGATGCCGCCTGGTTTTTCTATTTTTATTACAGTCATTGCTATTAACATATTTGGGGACGGTTTACGTGATGTGCTTGATCCCAAACAGAAGAGGTAG
- a CDS encoding serine hydrolase domain-containing protein — MLRIGTPEEAGMSASKVAYANTYAKQMVENNITPAEVIFVARKGIIVSHQAFGNLTPAADSPLLTTNALFPLCSITKVFTAACIMILAERGLIGLNRPVADYIPEFQGLGKENVRIHHLLTHTSGMNPEDVYTYARGEGSRAQVPPCEETEEPYFHEYFHRRYATPLSTKPGEIMSYLGFGYDLLGEIVRRVSGISYPDFVMQELFEPLGMNDSYFKVPHAERHRIVKRSPEDPCAEWLETEEMIESVSPSAGIYSSAMDLAIFAQMFLNNGTYGDQRILSPISIKEMTKNHIPGVSSVYRDEIFPEASWGYGWSINGSKKDGGDLFSQEAYSHWGAAGVFVAVDPVYDILLIHFTIERDLEKPFKNMYTDHFNNVMLAAIEQF; from the coding sequence CATTACTCCTGCTGAGGTCATATTTGTCGCAAGAAAAGGAATTATTGTCTCACACCAAGCTTTCGGAAATCTCACACCCGCTGCCGATTCCCCGCTGTTAACGACGAATGCATTATTTCCCTTGTGCTCGATTACTAAAGTGTTCACTGCTGCTTGTATTATGATCCTGGCCGAACGAGGGCTCATCGGTCTTAACCGTCCGGTAGCTGACTACATACCCGAATTTCAGGGACTCGGCAAAGAGAATGTACGAATTCATCACCTGCTTACTCACACTTCAGGAATGAATCCAGAAGACGTATACACTTACGCTAGAGGGGAAGGTTCAAGGGCACAGGTCCCTCCTTGCGAAGAAACAGAAGAACCTTATTTCCATGAGTATTTTCATAGAAGATACGCTACTCCTTTATCCACCAAGCCTGGTGAAATCATGTCTTACCTTGGATTTGGATATGACTTACTTGGAGAGATCGTACGAAGAGTCAGTGGTATTTCCTATCCAGACTTCGTTATGCAAGAACTATTTGAGCCGCTTGGGATGAATGATTCTTATTTCAAAGTCCCTCACGCAGAACGTCATCGCATTGTGAAAAGATCACCCGAAGACCCTTGTGCAGAATGGCTCGAAACAGAGGAGATGATAGAATCGGTGTCTCCTTCCGCAGGTATCTACAGCAGTGCCATGGACCTTGCCATCTTTGCTCAAATGTTTCTCAATAATGGTACATATGGTGATCAGCGAATCCTCTCTCCCATTTCCATAAAAGAAATGACAAAAAATCATATTCCGGGAGTTTCCTCCGTATATAGGGATGAGATTTTTCCAGAAGCGAGCTGGGGATATGGATGGAGTATTAATGGCAGTAAAAAAGATGGCGGAGATTTATTTTCGCAGGAGGCATACTCTCACTGGGGAGCAGCCGGTGTATTTGTCGCAGTTGATCCAGTGTATGATATTCTATTGATTCATTTTACGATCGAACGAGATTTAGAGAAGCCTTTCAAAAATATGTATACAGACCACTTTAACAATGTTATGCTCGCTGCCATTGAACAATTTTAA
- a CDS encoding MBL fold metallo-hydrolase yields MASDNLITEGKTALEEVAPDLLCLRTLFVNVLFVGTPGSRQWILVDTGMPGFAKDIIQIAEERFDGPPLAIVLTHGHFDHVGNVIELEQYWGTPVFAHTLELPYLTGITDYPPADPTVGGGLLARTSFIFPNEAIHLDDRVDALPSDHRVPYAPDWRWIATPGHSPGHISLYREKDGALIAGDAFITVQQESLWHVIFQDKELHGPPMYFTTDWEAAKNSVQTLADLKPELAITGHGHMMASTELRGQLDRLARDFDRLALPRQGKYV; encoded by the coding sequence ATGGCATCTGATAATCTGATAACGGAAGGCAAGACGGCTCTAGAAGAGGTTGCACCCGATTTATTGTGTCTGCGAACATTGTTTGTTAATGTCCTTTTTGTCGGAACTCCAGGTTCTAGACAATGGATTCTAGTCGATACAGGGATGCCTGGCTTCGCGAAAGATATTATTCAAATTGCAGAAGAACGCTTTGATGGACCGCCTTTAGCGATTGTGTTAACCCATGGACATTTTGACCATGTGGGTAATGTAATTGAACTGGAGCAATACTGGGGAACACCCGTATTTGCGCATACGTTAGAGTTACCCTATCTAACCGGCATAACGGATTACCCACCAGCGGATCCGACGGTTGGCGGAGGATTACTAGCTCGTACATCCTTTATTTTTCCCAATGAAGCGATTCATCTGGATGACCGGGTTGATGCGCTTCCTTCCGATCATCGTGTACCTTACGCTCCGGATTGGCGGTGGATTGCTACACCGGGTCATTCTCCAGGCCATATCTCGTTGTACCGAGAGAAGGATGGGGCACTCATTGCAGGTGATGCATTCATCACTGTTCAGCAAGAATCGCTGTGGCATGTTATTTTCCAAGATAAAGAACTCCATGGACCTCCAATGTATTTCACTACCGATTGGGAAGCTGCTAAAAATTCTGTTCAGACGCTTGCTGATCTTAAGCCAGAGCTTGCTATTACGGGACATGGTCATATGATGGCGAGTACAGAACTTAGAGGTCAATTGGATCGTCTTGCTCGGGACTTTGACCGGCTTGCCCTACCGAGACAAGGGAAATACGTCTAA
- a CDS encoding ABC transporter ATP-binding protein, translated as MSEPLLEVKSLKKYFPVKKGLMGRTVGYVKAVDDINITLYPGETFGLVGESGSGKSTVGRTILRLHDKTAGEIRFQGKDLYALSPQELRQLRPKMQLIFQDPYSSLNPRIRVGDAIGEALLDHQLVPKEKIREVVTEVLTSCGLSAYHYDRFPHEFSGGQRQRIGIARALALNPELIIADEPVSALDVSIQAQIINLFKKLQLSRGLTYLFISHDLSVVEHLCDRIGVMYLGSMVEMGTRDDLFLRPLHPYTKALLSAVPIPIPKLKRERIVLKGDIPSPMNPPSGCKFHTRCPFAVERCSSEIPLFREVEQGHHVACHLV; from the coding sequence ATGTCTGAGCCCTTGCTTGAAGTGAAGTCACTGAAAAAGTATTTTCCCGTAAAAAAAGGACTGATGGGCCGAACGGTAGGATATGTAAAAGCCGTAGATGATATCAACATCACTTTGTATCCCGGCGAGACATTTGGTCTCGTAGGGGAGTCTGGGAGCGGAAAAAGTACGGTGGGACGCACCATTTTACGACTCCATGACAAGACGGCAGGAGAAATTCGGTTTCAAGGTAAAGACCTGTATGCTCTATCACCGCAAGAGTTAAGACAACTTCGACCCAAAATGCAGCTGATCTTTCAAGATCCATATAGCTCTTTGAATCCAAGGATTCGTGTGGGGGATGCCATTGGGGAAGCACTCTTAGATCATCAGCTTGTACCTAAAGAGAAGATACGTGAAGTCGTTACCGAGGTATTAACTTCATGCGGTTTATCTGCTTATCATTATGATCGATTCCCACATGAATTTTCCGGGGGTCAGCGTCAGCGGATCGGAATTGCGAGAGCTCTTGCCCTAAACCCAGAACTGATTATAGCGGACGAACCAGTGTCTGCTCTTGATGTTTCTATACAGGCACAGATTATTAATTTATTTAAAAAATTGCAACTCTCAAGAGGGCTCACCTATCTATTCATCTCTCACGATCTAAGTGTGGTTGAACATTTGTGTGACCGTATCGGAGTGATGTATCTCGGCTCCATGGTGGAGATGGGAACAAGGGATGATCTATTTCTTCGCCCGCTGCATCCTTATACAAAAGCTTTGTTATCTGCTGTACCTATTCCGATACCTAAACTGAAGAGGGAAAGAATTGTACTAAAAGGAGATATCCCATCTCCCATGAATCCACCTTCCGGCTGCAAGTTTCACACTCGTTGTCCTTTTGCAGTCGAACGTTGTTCTTCTGAAATACCGCTATTTAGAGAAGTTGAGCAGGGGCATCATGTGGCTTGCCATCTAGTTTAG
- a CDS encoding zinc-dependent alcohol dehydrogenase: protein MKALTYQGKKKVKVKEVADPALQGNKDILVRVTSTAICGSDLHIYNGLIPGMHKDYVIGHEPMGIVEEVSPDVTHVKKGDRVIIPFNVSCGECYFCKHEMESQCDYANEAKDTGGLLGYSDSYGGYQGGQAELLRVPYGDFMPFVIPEDAEMEDEKLLFLSDILPTAYWGVKNAGVKPGDTVIVLGCGPVGLFTQKFAWQAGAKRVIAVDHINYRLEHAKRTNQVETFNFEEIKGFEGYMKEITHGGADVVIDCVGMDAKRTAAEKVETALMLQGGSLGAFRTATEVVRKFGTIQLIGVYGANYNMFPLGHLFERNIQLRTGQAPVIHFIPEIYQQIKAGKIDPTDIITHRMNLEDAERGYEVFSEKEENCLKVILKP from the coding sequence GTGAAGGCATTAACTTATCAAGGCAAGAAAAAAGTGAAGGTAAAAGAAGTGGCAGATCCTGCTTTGCAGGGAAACAAAGATATTCTAGTCCGAGTTACATCAACAGCCATCTGCGGATCTGATCTTCATATTTATAATGGACTTATTCCCGGTATGCACAAGGACTACGTTATTGGTCACGAGCCGATGGGAATTGTAGAGGAAGTATCACCTGATGTGACACATGTCAAAAAAGGAGATCGAGTAATTATTCCTTTTAATGTATCTTGCGGAGAGTGTTATTTTTGCAAACATGAGATGGAAAGTCAGTGTGATTATGCGAATGAGGCTAAAGATACCGGCGGCTTGTTAGGTTATTCGGATTCTTATGGGGGTTACCAAGGTGGACAGGCAGAGTTACTACGTGTCCCTTATGGTGACTTTATGCCTTTTGTCATTCCGGAAGACGCAGAGATGGAAGATGAAAAGCTGCTCTTTCTTTCAGATATTTTGCCGACCGCCTATTGGGGCGTGAAAAATGCAGGAGTTAAGCCGGGAGATACGGTAATCGTATTAGGCTGCGGTCCTGTTGGTTTATTCACTCAAAAATTTGCTTGGCAGGCAGGCGCTAAGCGAGTTATTGCTGTAGATCATATTAATTATCGCTTAGAACATGCGAAACGGACAAATCAGGTAGAAACCTTTAATTTTGAAGAGATCAAAGGCTTTGAAGGTTACATGAAGGAAATTACGCATGGTGGTGCTGATGTAGTTATTGATTGTGTAGGAATGGATGCAAAACGAACGGCTGCTGAAAAAGTGGAAACCGCTCTTATGCTTCAGGGAGGTTCTTTAGGAGCATTTAGAACAGCAACGGAAGTGGTTAGAAAGTTCGGTACGATCCAGTTGATCGGGGTATACGGTGCTAACTATAATATGTTCCCGCTGGGACATTTATTTGAACGTAATATTCAGCTGCGTACAGGACAGGCTCCTGTAATTCATTTTATTCCGGAAATTTATCAGCAAATCAAAGCAGGTAAGATCGATCCAACCGATATTATCACGCACCGGATGAACCTTGAAGATGCTGAGCGTGGATATGAAGTATTCTCAGAAAAAGAAGAGAACTGCCTGAAAGTGATACTTAAGCCATAA
- a CDS encoding ABC transporter substrate-binding protein, producing the protein MRKRIVYASSLLLAGSLLLSACSGESASPADPGTGTSVGDPSGEAPAATNLLTEKIPASDISKLPQTAVQRTDTVIVGLTDPSGSFTPYFSQSGYDGNVASLLYTSLISSDAEGLPVADYAESYDVSEDGLTYTFHLPEKGTFSDGSPLTSEDVAFTWTLLHDKAYDGDTDITLMKVKGGLAYKEGKADSIEGINIIDPYTISVTLEEPNATALLNLGGNVLSKAYYGKDYKFGELTYLQKLHSAPLGNGPYILEKFLPGQEVRFTANEHYLKGKPSVERFIYKTSQGDTWQFLETGEVDLASYTATQENIDKLKGLGYVDILPYTPSTYGYFQLNLENEQMKEKEVRQAITYGLNRQAIYVDANQGAGEVANIPAAPISWSYTEEGINPYEYNPEKAKELLDAAGWTVGGDGIREKDGKKLSIHYLGSKSPATDIFIAVAKENFAEIGIDFQPEVFADFNALVSKVESKDYDMAAFSTPMLRDPSEGVIQFIDGSLPGYDNPKVKELYAKGLATVDTEERKAVYQELYQILNDELPVIFTFYRKSVYANNGRLENVSISPYQGIAQSLPEWKIEQ; encoded by the coding sequence ATGAGAAAAAGGATTGTCTATGCTTCCTCGTTATTGCTTGCTGGCTCGCTTTTGTTATCTGCATGTTCAGGAGAAAGTGCTTCACCTGCCGATCCGGGCACAGGTACATCAGTTGGTGATCCGTCAGGGGAAGCTCCTGCAGCCACGAACCTGTTAACGGAAAAAATTCCTGCATCAGATATTAGCAAATTACCTCAAACCGCTGTACAAAGAACAGACACGGTGATTGTGGGACTCACCGATCCAAGCGGATCGTTCACGCCTTATTTCTCACAGAGCGGTTATGACGGTAACGTTGCTTCCCTTCTGTACACATCTCTTATTTCTTCGGACGCTGAGGGACTCCCTGTTGCAGATTATGCAGAAAGTTATGATGTCTCTGAAGATGGATTAACCTATACATTCCATTTACCTGAGAAAGGCACGTTTAGTGATGGATCACCGCTCACTTCGGAAGATGTTGCATTTACTTGGACGCTTCTGCATGACAAAGCTTACGATGGCGATACCGATATTACACTGATGAAAGTGAAAGGCGGTCTTGCTTACAAAGAGGGGAAAGCAGACAGCATCGAAGGTATTAACATCATTGATCCTTATACGATTTCAGTAACCCTTGAGGAACCCAATGCAACGGCTCTTCTAAATCTTGGCGGTAACGTGCTGTCCAAAGCCTATTACGGTAAGGATTATAAATTCGGTGAGCTTACTTATTTGCAAAAACTACATTCCGCTCCGCTCGGTAATGGACCCTACATATTAGAGAAATTCCTTCCTGGACAAGAGGTTCGTTTCACAGCAAATGAACATTATCTGAAAGGAAAACCAAGTGTAGAACGTTTTATCTATAAAACCTCTCAGGGTGATACATGGCAGTTCCTTGAAACAGGCGAAGTGGATCTTGCTTCTTATACAGCAACACAGGAGAACATTGATAAATTAAAAGGTCTTGGTTATGTCGATATCCTGCCTTATACACCGAGCACTTATGGATATTTCCAATTGAATCTTGAGAATGAACAGATGAAAGAAAAAGAAGTACGCCAAGCTATTACTTACGGTTTGAATCGTCAAGCCATTTATGTAGATGCAAATCAAGGAGCAGGGGAAGTAGCTAATATTCCAGCAGCTCCGATCTCATGGTCTTATACCGAAGAAGGAATTAACCCATACGAGTATAATCCAGAAAAAGCGAAGGAACTTCTTGATGCAGCAGGATGGACCGTAGGCGGAGACGGGATTCGGGAGAAAGACGGCAAAAAATTATCCATTCATTATCTTGGTTCCAAAAGCCCGGCCACGGATATTTTTATCGCGGTAGCCAAAGAAAACTTTGCCGAAATCGGTATTGATTTTCAGCCGGAAGTATTTGCCGACTTTAACGCATTAGTGTCAAAAGTAGAAAGTAAAGACTATGATATGGCTGCCTTCTCAACGCCTATGCTAAGAGATCCTTCTGAAGGAGTAATTCAATTCATTGACGGTTCATTGCCAGGTTACGACAATCCGAAGGTTAAAGAACTTTATGCAAAAGGTCTGGCTACAGTAGATACTGAGGAACGTAAAGCAGTGTATCAAGAATTGTATCAAATACTGAATGATGAACTGCCGGTTATCTTTACTTTTTACCGGAAATCCGTATACGCAAACAATGGAAGACTTGAAAACGTAAGTATCAGCCCATACCAAGGCATTGCACAATCACTGCCTGAATGGAAAATAGAACAATAG
- a CDS encoding ABC transporter ATP-binding protein, which translates to MESLLQISHLKTHFYTEEGPVRAVDDVSITVPKGQTVCIVGESGCGKSVTAMSIMGLIEEPGGKVVNGEINFIGQDLLKMDKNEFRTIRGNDITMIFQEPMSSLNPVMKIGEQIMEPLIIHKKMKKETAKKRAIELLKEVGISRSEQIADSYPHELSGGMLQRVMIAIAISCNPKLLIADEPTTALDVTIQAQILEMLRKIKEDSNMSILMITHDLGVVAEMADYVVVMYSGKVVEEGEVVELFRSPKHPYTQGLLKSKPVINQRQDELYSIPGQVPNPLTLTKSCYFSDRCEHCMPICRTNEPELKEVAPLQKTACWLYEEVAAHV; encoded by the coding sequence ATGGAATCGTTACTGCAAATCAGCCACCTGAAGACACATTTTTACACAGAGGAAGGACCCGTAAGAGCAGTAGATGATGTAAGTATTACAGTACCTAAAGGGCAAACCGTATGTATCGTCGGGGAATCGGGATGCGGTAAGAGTGTAACTGCCATGTCTATCATGGGTTTGATTGAGGAACCTGGAGGCAAAGTGGTAAATGGAGAAATTAATTTTATAGGCCAAGATCTGCTGAAAATGGATAAAAACGAATTTCGAACCATTCGTGGTAATGACATAACGATGATTTTTCAAGAGCCCATGTCGAGTCTAAACCCTGTAATGAAGATCGGTGAACAGATTATGGAGCCGCTCATCATTCATAAAAAAATGAAAAAAGAAACGGCTAAAAAAAGAGCGATTGAACTCTTGAAAGAAGTTGGAATCTCTCGCTCCGAGCAAATTGCCGATTCTTATCCTCATGAACTGAGCGGAGGAATGCTCCAGCGTGTTATGATTGCCATCGCAATCTCATGTAATCCAAAGCTCCTTATTGCTGATGAGCCGACAACCGCTCTTGATGTTACGATTCAAGCCCAAATTCTTGAAATGCTCCGTAAAATCAAAGAAGATTCGAATATGTCGATTCTGATGATTACGCATGATTTGGGTGTGGTTGCCGAAATGGCCGACTATGTTGTTGTTATGTATTCCGGCAAAGTAGTGGAAGAGGGCGAAGTAGTTGAGCTTTTCCGTTCTCCCAAACACCCGTATACCCAAGGACTTCTGAAGTCTAAGCCGGTAATTAATCAGCGGCAGGATGAACTATACTCGATACCGGGACAAGTACCGAATCCGCTGACCCTTACGAAATCTTGTTACTTCAGTGATCGCTGTGAACACTGTATGCCGATCTGCAGAACAAATGAACCGGAACTGAAAGAAGTAGCTCCACTGCAAAAAACGGCATGTTGGTTATACGAGGAGGTGGCTGCACATGTCTGA
- a CDS encoding aminopeptidase encodes MSNFAQKLKAYAELTIKVGVNIQPGQALIVHAPVEAREFVRMIVKEAYDTGASYVKVQWNDEQITRMQYDLASDEIFEKEPKWYAGEMTEMVEEGAAVLHILSENPDLLKGVNQNRIVAAQKARGKAMAKYRAYQQADKFSWCLIAVPSPEWAAKVFPDAPEEEQVSLLWEAIFKTVRIGEADPVAAWQKHITNLENKSKVLNEKKYKKLHYIAPGTDLTIELPEGHLWAQGDSINEKGHTFVANMPTEEVFTAPLKTGVNGTVSSTKPLSYGGNLIDKFSLTFENGRIIKVTAEEGLEALQNLVEIDEGSHYLGEVALVPHQSPISDTNILFYNTLFDENASNHLAIGSAYAFTLEGGKNMNQEQLAAAGLNTSLTHVDFMIGSAEMDIYGISADGTKEPIFLKGNWAF; translated from the coding sequence ATGTCTAATTTTGCTCAAAAATTAAAAGCTTATGCTGAACTAACCATTAAAGTGGGGGTAAATATCCAGCCAGGACAAGCGCTTATTGTTCATGCTCCTGTTGAAGCAAGAGAATTTGTACGTATGATCGTGAAAGAAGCATACGATACAGGCGCTAGTTACGTTAAAGTTCAGTGGAACGATGAACAGATTACTCGTATGCAGTATGACCTAGCTTCGGATGAAATATTTGAAAAAGAGCCAAAATGGTATGCCGGCGAGATGACAGAAATGGTGGAAGAAGGAGCTGCTGTCCTACATATCCTGTCCGAAAATCCAGATTTACTTAAAGGTGTGAATCAAAACCGAATTGTTGCTGCCCAGAAAGCTCGCGGCAAAGCGATGGCTAAATACCGAGCATATCAGCAAGCTGATAAATTCAGCTGGTGTCTGATTGCCGTTCCTTCTCCCGAATGGGCTGCGAAAGTATTTCCGGATGCCCCAGAAGAGGAACAAGTATCCTTGCTTTGGGAAGCTATTTTCAAAACGGTACGTATTGGCGAAGCCGATCCTGTTGCTGCATGGCAAAAGCATATTACTAACCTTGAGAACAAATCAAAAGTGCTTAATGAAAAGAAATATAAAAAATTACACTATATCGCACCTGGTACAGACCTTACGATTGAGCTTCCTGAAGGACATTTGTGGGCTCAAGGAGACAGTATCAACGAAAAGGGCCATACTTTTGTAGCGAACATGCCTACAGAGGAAGTGTTTACTGCACCGCTGAAGACAGGTGTTAATGGTACAGTAAGCAGCACAAAACCTCTCAGCTATGGCGGAAACCTCATTGATAAATTCTCTCTTACATTTGAAAATGGACGAATTATCAAGGTGACTGCTGAAGAGGGCTTAGAAGCTCTGCAAAATCTTGTTGAAATTGATGAAGGCTCTCATTATCTGGGTGAAGTAGCCCTGGTTCCTCATCAATCCCCAATCTCAGATACTAACATTTTGTTCTATAACACACTGTTTGACGAAAATGCATCCAACCACTTGGCTATCGGAAGCGCCTATGCCTTTACCTTAGAAGGCGGCAAAAACATGAACCAAGAACAGCTTGCAGCAGCTGGACTTAACACAAGTCTCACACATGTGGACTTCATGATTGGTTCTGCTGAAATGGATATCTACGGAATTAGCGCTGACGGCACAAAAGAACCGATCTTCCTTAAAGGAAATTGGGCATTTTAA
- a CDS encoding RNA polymerase sigma factor, with product MSTRIQLLLAADYNDLGESLQREIYYEYYQMMYGFIVYIVKDRSAAEDIIQESFIKIIKNKPEFENEIKLKAWLKVVTKNTAINYLRKNKKYRNLLDADSVFLDIETVQQTSVSIESMVETKLMQESIERYMETLKPEYRSLIELRWKEGLSYREMAELLDLREDVIKQRLFRAREAIKKLLYREWGAANEQRKVR from the coding sequence ATGTCTACCCGGATCCAACTGTTGTTGGCTGCGGACTATAATGATCTTGGCGAATCCCTACAGAGAGAAATCTACTATGAATACTATCAAATGATGTATGGATTTATCGTATACATTGTAAAGGATCGCTCTGCAGCTGAAGACATTATTCAGGAATCATTCATCAAAATTATTAAAAACAAACCCGAATTTGAGAATGAAATCAAATTAAAAGCTTGGCTGAAAGTCGTCACTAAAAATACAGCAATTAATTATTTAAGAAAAAACAAAAAATATCGTAACCTTTTGGATGCTGACAGTGTTTTCTTAGATATAGAGACTGTACAACAAACCTCAGTATCCATCGAATCGATGGTGGAGACCAAACTGATGCAGGAATCCATAGAGCGCTATATGGAGACGCTGAAACCAGAGTACAGATCTCTCATTGAGCTTCGCTGGAAAGAAGGACTTAGCTATCGTGAGATGGCTGAACTTCTTGACCTTCGGGAAGATGTAATCAAGCAGCGTCTTTTCAGAGCCAGAGAAGCAATTAAGAAACTCCTGTATAGAGAGTGGGGTGCGGCTAATGAGCAGCGAAAAGTCCGGTAA